A stretch of Cicer arietinum cultivar CDC Frontier isolate Library 1 chromosome 5, Cicar.CDCFrontier_v2.0, whole genome shotgun sequence DNA encodes these proteins:
- the LOC101513063 gene encoding uncharacterized WD repeat-containing protein C2A9.03 isoform X5: protein MIFNSIPGLSNQQLCTFSRWKVCSLGGHNFMLRNLLWATSKHDVYLMQNYSVMHWSSLLRRGKEVLNAAKPIIPTLQKHSGLAHPVSRVQISTMTVKENLMVAGGFHGELICKNLNHSGVAFCSKITPDDNAITNAVDVSRNPSGLLRVIAANNDSQVRVFNAENFASLGCFKYDWSVNNASVSPDGKLLAVLGDSTEGLIADANTGKVTGSLKGHLDYSFASAWHPDGQILATGNQDTTCRLWDIRNLSESLAVLKGRMGAIRALRFTSDGRFLAMAEPADFVHIFDSHSGYSQSQEIDLFGEIAGISFSPDTEALFVGVADRTYGSLLEFTRKRYYHYLDSML from the exons ATGATTTTCAATTCAATACCAGGCTTGTCAAATCAACAATTGTGCACTTTCAG CAGGTGGAAAGTTTGCAGCTTGGGAGGGCATAATTTTATG CTGAGGAATCTGTTGTGGGCAACATCAAAGCACGATGTATACCTTATGCAAAACTACTCCGTGATGCATTGGTCCTCATTACTACGCAGGGGTAAAGAAGTGCTTAATGCAGCCAAACCGATTATTCCAACCCTT CAGAAGCATTCTGGATTAGCTCACCCTGTCTCGCGAGTGCAAATAAGCACCATGACTGTTAAGGAAAATCTGATGGTGGCAGGTGGTTTCCATGGTGAGCTTATTTGCAAG AATTTGAATCATTCTGGAGTTGCCTTCTGCAGTAAAATAACTCCAGATGATAATGCTATAACCAATGCAGTGGATGTTTCCCGCAATCCCAG TGGGTTGTTGAGGGTTATCGCAGCAAATAATGATTCCCAAGTTCGGGTTTTTAACGCGGAGAATTTTGCTTCTCTTGGTTGTTTCAAGTATGATTGGTCTGTCAAT AATGCTTCTGTTAGTCCGGATGGAAAGTTGTTAGCTGTTCTTGGGGACAGTACTGAGGGCTTGATAGCCGATGCTAATACCGGAAAG GTCACTGGAAGCCTAAAAGGGCACTTGGACTATTCTTTCGCATCAGCTTGGCACCCTGATGGACAAATATTGGCTACTGGGAATCAGGACACAACATGCAGGTTGTGGGATATAAGAAATCTTTCAGAGTCTTTAGCAGTATTAAAGGGAAGAATGGGTGCAATAAGGGCCTTAAGATTCACATCTGATGGACGGTTTTTGGCGATGGCTGAGCCAGCAGACTTCGTCCATATATTCGACTCACATTCTGGTTATTCTCAATCTCAAGAGATTGATTTATTTGGTGAGATTGCTGGTATATCTTTTAGCCCTGACACAGAGGCTCTATTTGTTGGCGTTGCTGACCGAACCTACGGTAGCTTGTTAGAGTTCACCAGAAAACGTTATTATCATTATCTAGACTCAATGCTTTAA
- the LOC101513063 gene encoding uncharacterized WD repeat-containing protein C2A9.03 isoform X4: MEARYSFLQTRSFHMDMDASRLWWKVCSLGGHNFMLRNLLWATSKHDVYLMQNYSVMHWSSLLRRGKEVLNAAKPIIPTLQKHSGLAHPVSRVQISTMTVKENLMVAGGFHGELICKNLNHSGVAFCSKITPDDNAITNAVDVSRNPSGLLRVIAANNDSQVRVFNAENFASLGCFKYDWSVNNASVSPDGKLLAVLGDSTEGLIADANTGKVTGSLKGHLDYSFASAWHPDGQILATGNQDTTCRLWDIRNLSESLAVLKGRMGAIRALRFTSDGRFLAMAEPADFVHIFDSHSGYSQSQEIDLFGEIAGISFSPDTEALFVGVADRTYGSLLEFTRKRYYHYLDSML; encoded by the exons ATGGAAGCCAGATACTCTTTTCTACAGACAAGAAGTTTTCATATGGATATGGATGCATCAAGGCTATG GTGGAAAGTTTGCAGCTTGGGAGGGCATAATTTTATG CTGAGGAATCTGTTGTGGGCAACATCAAAGCACGATGTATACCTTATGCAAAACTACTCCGTGATGCATTGGTCCTCATTACTACGCAGGGGTAAAGAAGTGCTTAATGCAGCCAAACCGATTATTCCAACCCTT CAGAAGCATTCTGGATTAGCTCACCCTGTCTCGCGAGTGCAAATAAGCACCATGACTGTTAAGGAAAATCTGATGGTGGCAGGTGGTTTCCATGGTGAGCTTATTTGCAAG AATTTGAATCATTCTGGAGTTGCCTTCTGCAGTAAAATAACTCCAGATGATAATGCTATAACCAATGCAGTGGATGTTTCCCGCAATCCCAG TGGGTTGTTGAGGGTTATCGCAGCAAATAATGATTCCCAAGTTCGGGTTTTTAACGCGGAGAATTTTGCTTCTCTTGGTTGTTTCAAGTATGATTGGTCTGTCAAT AATGCTTCTGTTAGTCCGGATGGAAAGTTGTTAGCTGTTCTTGGGGACAGTACTGAGGGCTTGATAGCCGATGCTAATACCGGAAAG GTCACTGGAAGCCTAAAAGGGCACTTGGACTATTCTTTCGCATCAGCTTGGCACCCTGATGGACAAATATTGGCTACTGGGAATCAGGACACAACATGCAGGTTGTGGGATATAAGAAATCTTTCAGAGTCTTTAGCAGTATTAAAGGGAAGAATGGGTGCAATAAGGGCCTTAAGATTCACATCTGATGGACGGTTTTTGGCGATGGCTGAGCCAGCAGACTTCGTCCATATATTCGACTCACATTCTGGTTATTCTCAATCTCAAGAGATTGATTTATTTGGTGAGATTGCTGGTATATCTTTTAGCCCTGACACAGAGGCTCTATTTGTTGGCGTTGCTGACCGAACCTACGGTAGCTTGTTAGAGTTCACCAGAAAACGTTATTATCATTATCTAGACTCAATGCTTTAA
- the LOC101513063 gene encoding uncharacterized WD repeat-containing protein C2A9.03 isoform X3, translated as MEARYSFLQTRSFHMDMDASRLCRWKVCSLGGHNFMLRNLLWATSKHDVYLMQNYSVMHWSSLLRRGKEVLNAAKPIIPTLQKHSGLAHPVSRVQISTMTVKENLMVAGGFHGELICKNLNHSGVAFCSKITPDDNAITNAVDVSRNPSGLLRVIAANNDSQVRVFNAENFASLGCFKYDWSVNNASVSPDGKLLAVLGDSTEGLIADANTGKVTGSLKGHLDYSFASAWHPDGQILATGNQDTTCRLWDIRNLSESLAVLKGRMGAIRALRFTSDGRFLAMAEPADFVHIFDSHSGYSQSQEIDLFGEIAGISFSPDTEALFVGVADRTYGSLLEFTRKRYYHYLDSML; from the exons ATGGAAGCCAGATACTCTTTTCTACAGACAAGAAGTTTTCATATGGATATGGATGCATCAAGGCTATG CAGGTGGAAAGTTTGCAGCTTGGGAGGGCATAATTTTATG CTGAGGAATCTGTTGTGGGCAACATCAAAGCACGATGTATACCTTATGCAAAACTACTCCGTGATGCATTGGTCCTCATTACTACGCAGGGGTAAAGAAGTGCTTAATGCAGCCAAACCGATTATTCCAACCCTT CAGAAGCATTCTGGATTAGCTCACCCTGTCTCGCGAGTGCAAATAAGCACCATGACTGTTAAGGAAAATCTGATGGTGGCAGGTGGTTTCCATGGTGAGCTTATTTGCAAG AATTTGAATCATTCTGGAGTTGCCTTCTGCAGTAAAATAACTCCAGATGATAATGCTATAACCAATGCAGTGGATGTTTCCCGCAATCCCAG TGGGTTGTTGAGGGTTATCGCAGCAAATAATGATTCCCAAGTTCGGGTTTTTAACGCGGAGAATTTTGCTTCTCTTGGTTGTTTCAAGTATGATTGGTCTGTCAAT AATGCTTCTGTTAGTCCGGATGGAAAGTTGTTAGCTGTTCTTGGGGACAGTACTGAGGGCTTGATAGCCGATGCTAATACCGGAAAG GTCACTGGAAGCCTAAAAGGGCACTTGGACTATTCTTTCGCATCAGCTTGGCACCCTGATGGACAAATATTGGCTACTGGGAATCAGGACACAACATGCAGGTTGTGGGATATAAGAAATCTTTCAGAGTCTTTAGCAGTATTAAAGGGAAGAATGGGTGCAATAAGGGCCTTAAGATTCACATCTGATGGACGGTTTTTGGCGATGGCTGAGCCAGCAGACTTCGTCCATATATTCGACTCACATTCTGGTTATTCTCAATCTCAAGAGATTGATTTATTTGGTGAGATTGCTGGTATATCTTTTAGCCCTGACACAGAGGCTCTATTTGTTGGCGTTGCTGACCGAACCTACGGTAGCTTGTTAGAGTTCACCAGAAAACGTTATTATCATTATCTAGACTCAATGCTTTAA
- the LOC101513063 gene encoding uncharacterized WD repeat-containing protein C2A9.03 isoform X6 → MIFNSIPGLSNQQLCTFRWKVCSLGGHNFMLRNLLWATSKHDVYLMQNYSVMHWSSLLRRGKEVLNAAKPIIPTLQKHSGLAHPVSRVQISTMTVKENLMVAGGFHGELICKNLNHSGVAFCSKITPDDNAITNAVDVSRNPSGLLRVIAANNDSQVRVFNAENFASLGCFKYDWSVNNASVSPDGKLLAVLGDSTEGLIADANTGKVTGSLKGHLDYSFASAWHPDGQILATGNQDTTCRLWDIRNLSESLAVLKGRMGAIRALRFTSDGRFLAMAEPADFVHIFDSHSGYSQSQEIDLFGEIAGISFSPDTEALFVGVADRTYGSLLEFTRKRYYHYLDSML, encoded by the exons ATGATTTTCAATTCAATACCAGGCTTGTCAAATCAACAATTGTGCACTTTCAG GTGGAAAGTTTGCAGCTTGGGAGGGCATAATTTTATG CTGAGGAATCTGTTGTGGGCAACATCAAAGCACGATGTATACCTTATGCAAAACTACTCCGTGATGCATTGGTCCTCATTACTACGCAGGGGTAAAGAAGTGCTTAATGCAGCCAAACCGATTATTCCAACCCTT CAGAAGCATTCTGGATTAGCTCACCCTGTCTCGCGAGTGCAAATAAGCACCATGACTGTTAAGGAAAATCTGATGGTGGCAGGTGGTTTCCATGGTGAGCTTATTTGCAAG AATTTGAATCATTCTGGAGTTGCCTTCTGCAGTAAAATAACTCCAGATGATAATGCTATAACCAATGCAGTGGATGTTTCCCGCAATCCCAG TGGGTTGTTGAGGGTTATCGCAGCAAATAATGATTCCCAAGTTCGGGTTTTTAACGCGGAGAATTTTGCTTCTCTTGGTTGTTTCAAGTATGATTGGTCTGTCAAT AATGCTTCTGTTAGTCCGGATGGAAAGTTGTTAGCTGTTCTTGGGGACAGTACTGAGGGCTTGATAGCCGATGCTAATACCGGAAAG GTCACTGGAAGCCTAAAAGGGCACTTGGACTATTCTTTCGCATCAGCTTGGCACCCTGATGGACAAATATTGGCTACTGGGAATCAGGACACAACATGCAGGTTGTGGGATATAAGAAATCTTTCAGAGTCTTTAGCAGTATTAAAGGGAAGAATGGGTGCAATAAGGGCCTTAAGATTCACATCTGATGGACGGTTTTTGGCGATGGCTGAGCCAGCAGACTTCGTCCATATATTCGACTCACATTCTGGTTATTCTCAATCTCAAGAGATTGATTTATTTGGTGAGATTGCTGGTATATCTTTTAGCCCTGACACAGAGGCTCTATTTGTTGGCGTTGCTGACCGAACCTACGGTAGCTTGTTAGAGTTCACCAGAAAACGTTATTATCATTATCTAGACTCAATGCTTTAA
- the LOC101513063 gene encoding uncharacterized WD repeat-containing protein C2A9.03 isoform X7: MLRNLLWATSKHDVYLMQNYSVMHWSSLLRRGKEVLNAAKPIIPTLQKHSGLAHPVSRVQISTMTVKENLMVAGGFHGELICKNLNHSGVAFCSKITPDDNAITNAVDVSRNPSGLLRVIAANNDSQVRVFNAENFASLGCFKYDWSVNNASVSPDGKLLAVLGDSTEGLIADANTGKVTGSLKGHLDYSFASAWHPDGQILATGNQDTTCRLWDIRNLSESLAVLKGRMGAIRALRFTSDGRFLAMAEPADFVHIFDSHSGYSQSQEIDLFGEIAGISFSPDTEALFVGVADRTYGSLLEFTRKRYYHYLDSML; the protein is encoded by the exons ATG CTGAGGAATCTGTTGTGGGCAACATCAAAGCACGATGTATACCTTATGCAAAACTACTCCGTGATGCATTGGTCCTCATTACTACGCAGGGGTAAAGAAGTGCTTAATGCAGCCAAACCGATTATTCCAACCCTT CAGAAGCATTCTGGATTAGCTCACCCTGTCTCGCGAGTGCAAATAAGCACCATGACTGTTAAGGAAAATCTGATGGTGGCAGGTGGTTTCCATGGTGAGCTTATTTGCAAG AATTTGAATCATTCTGGAGTTGCCTTCTGCAGTAAAATAACTCCAGATGATAATGCTATAACCAATGCAGTGGATGTTTCCCGCAATCCCAG TGGGTTGTTGAGGGTTATCGCAGCAAATAATGATTCCCAAGTTCGGGTTTTTAACGCGGAGAATTTTGCTTCTCTTGGTTGTTTCAAGTATGATTGGTCTGTCAAT AATGCTTCTGTTAGTCCGGATGGAAAGTTGTTAGCTGTTCTTGGGGACAGTACTGAGGGCTTGATAGCCGATGCTAATACCGGAAAG GTCACTGGAAGCCTAAAAGGGCACTTGGACTATTCTTTCGCATCAGCTTGGCACCCTGATGGACAAATATTGGCTACTGGGAATCAGGACACAACATGCAGGTTGTGGGATATAAGAAATCTTTCAGAGTCTTTAGCAGTATTAAAGGGAAGAATGGGTGCAATAAGGGCCTTAAGATTCACATCTGATGGACGGTTTTTGGCGATGGCTGAGCCAGCAGACTTCGTCCATATATTCGACTCACATTCTGGTTATTCTCAATCTCAAGAGATTGATTTATTTGGTGAGATTGCTGGTATATCTTTTAGCCCTGACACAGAGGCTCTATTTGTTGGCGTTGCTGACCGAACCTACGGTAGCTTGTTAGAGTTCACCAGAAAACGTTATTATCATTATCTAGACTCAATGCTTTAA
- the LOC101513608 gene encoding uncharacterized protein translates to MCIALFLWQSHPLYPFLVLNNRDEYHNRPTKEVSWWEECDIVGGRDEIGGGTWLACSAEGRVAFLTNVLELHTCPQAKTRGDLPLMFLKSSKNPKEFAESLKTEAQYYNGFNLIVADITSKSMVYISNRPKGKAITIQEVPPGLHVLSNDKLNSPWHKVQRLQFGFKEYLAKNGEGEIQVKEVIKKLMKDRVKADESMLPHICSLDWEFNLSPIFVEVETPLGVYGTRSSAALTVRSNGKVSFYEVYLDDDSVWKEHVIDFYIRKKLK, encoded by the exons ATGTGTATAGCTTTGTTTCTTTGGCAATCTCATCCACTATATCCTTTTCTTGTTTTGAATAACAGAGACGAGTATCACAATAGGCCAACGAAGGAAGTGTCATGGTGGGAAGAATGTGATATTGTGGGAGGAAGGGATGAAATAGGAGGAGGGACATGGTTGGCTTGTTCTGCTGAAGGAAGAGTGGCTTTTCTTACCAATGTTTTAGAGCTTCATACATGCCCTCAAGCCAAAACTCGTGGAGATCTACCTCTCATGTTTCTTAAG AGCAGCAAGAATCCCAAAGAATTTGCAGAAAGCTTAAAAACAGAGGCTCAATATTACAATGGATTCAACTTAATTGTTGCTGATATTACCTCCAAATCAATGGTGTACATCTCCAATAGACCCAAGGGAAAGGCTATTACCATTCAAGAGGTTCCTCCGGGGCTACATGTACTTTCAAATGATAAGTTAAATTCTCCATGGCATAAG GTCCAACGCCTTCAATTCGGGTTCAAAGAGTACCTTGCAAAAAATGGGGAAGGTGAGATACAAGTGAAGGAGGTAATTAAAAAGCTAATGAAGGACAGAGTTAAAGCTGATGAAAGCATGCTACCTCATATATGCTCACTTGATTGGGAATTCAATCTTAGCCCTATTTTTGTTGAAGTAGAAACACCACTG GGTGTATACGGCACTAGGAGTAGTGCTGCTTTAACCGTAAGATCAAATGGGAAAGTAAGCTTTTATGAAGTTTATCTAGATGATGACAGCGTATGGAAGGAGCATGTTATTGATTTCTATATCCGGAAGAAGTTGAAGTAG